The Filimonas lacunae genomic sequence GATCACCCATAACCTTGGGCAGGGGCAGTGCCGGACAGTTCTCTCCCCTTTTTACTGTATTTTCCCGCCCGCATAGAATTGCTGATGCACAGCATTGCCCGAACCAATAAAATGATTGTATGATCCGAAAGAAAAAATGGTTATCCGTATTGTTTGCCTTAACAACCACATTACACCTGAACGCATGGAGCCAGGAACTGTTTCCTGATGGCACACCCATACCGGAATGGTTTAGAGATAACACACCCACCAACATCAGTAAACTGGGTAAGCGATACTCCATCACTGACTATAGTGTAGTAAAAGACAGCACCGTTATTCAAACACAAAAAATACAGGCCGTTATTGACAAAGCTTTTGCCAACGGCGGCGGTGTAGTGGTGGTTCCTAAAGGAACTTTCCTCACCGGTGCGCTCTTTTTTAAGCAAGGCACACACCTGCACCTGGAAGAAGGTGCGAAGTTGAAAGGCAGCGATGATATCAGCAATTTCCCCATTCGCCTTACACGCATGGAGGGACAAACGCTGAAATACTTTACTGCGCTGATAAATGCAGATAGCCTGAATGGATTCACCATTTCCGGCAAAGGCACGCTGGATGGTAATGGGCTGCGTTACTGGAAATCATTCTGGCTGCGCAGGGAGTTTAACCCCAAAACCACCAATATGGATGAAATGCGCCCCCGGTTGTTGTATGTTTCTAACAGTAAAAACGTGCAGATCTCCGGCGTAAAACTCATCAACTCCCCTTTCTGGACCAGCCACTACTACAAATGTGAAAATGTAAAGCTGCTCGACCTGCATATCTTTTCACCCAAAGCACCAGTGAAAGCGCCCAGTACCGATGCAGTGGATATTGACGGCTGTAAAAACTTCCTCATCAAAAACTGCTATATGTCGGTAAATGATGATGCAGTAGCGCTGAAAGGTGGCAAAGGCCCAACTGCCGATAAAGAACCTAACAACGGCAGCAACGAAAACATCATTATTGAAGATTGTACCTATGGCTTTTGTCATGGTGCGTTAACCTTTGGCAGTGAGTCTATCCACGACCGCAACATCATCCTGCGCCGCATTAAAATAAATAATGCAGAACGCCTGTTGTGGCTGAAAATGCGTCCCGACACACCACAGGATTATGAATACGTAGTGGTAGAAAACATTGAAGGCAGCAATATTGAAAACTTCATCTTTGTGCGTCCCTGGACGCAGTTCTTTGATCTGAAGGGCGAAAAAGCTACGCGCCAGTCATATTGCAAAAACATCACCATGCGCAATATCAACCTGGAATGCAATAACTTTTTCAATGTGGGTATAGCCGAAACGCATAGCAATACCAATGCTTTCGAATACCAGTTATCAGATTTTACGTTTGAGAACCTGACCGTAAAAGCAAAAAATTTCCTGAACATAGACACCTCTATCATTAAAAATTTCCAGCTGAAAAATGTAATCATCAACGGCGAGAAACGTTTTTAATATCCAGGTAAACCATTCTTTTAAAAGAGACGCCTTTCACGAGGGCGTCTCTTTTTTGTCAATCAGAGAAACTGACCAGGATTAAAAGTGAAATAACGTTTTACTTTACCTGAATCCTTATAAGTAATTGCCTTGAATAGGAATTTATCTCTTTAACTCCTCAACAGCAGTAGCAAGCTCTAACTTAATAAACTCCCAGTGCTTTCCTCTTAAACAAATAGGATCCAGATCATCTTCTGCATTGCTAAAGTCAGACAAATTGGTATGAATAGTATTAATATCATGATTGAAGGGATAACGCTCTTCATGTAATGCAATCATTTGCTCTAACGTAAGAACAGTCAACATTTCATGAATGTCCCAAAAATCCTTTTTTCGTCCTTCCCGCTGCACCACGTCTATTTTCATAGCAGCAATCTCCTCAATAGTTGCCATGCGAACATTTCCTGCCATCATGAAAGGTCGAATAAATTGATCTGTATAGTATAAATCCATTTTAATCAGATCTTCTCTTGCTACACTTTCTCCAACAACATATCCCCTGCCCATCCCTATAGGTTGATTATCCCATGGAGGACTCACATGAGCAAAATGATGGCGCAGGTATGTATCTATAACCTTAAAATCAATTGAACCATAAAGCGCATCAGTAAATAAATCTATATCTATTGACATCCGGTGTCCCAGCTGTAAACTAAGTGCTGTTCCACCTACAAGCCGGAAAGAATCAAATAGGCTTTCCTCCATCAATTGAAGTAATACTGTTTGTAGCTTGGGATCTACCGTATTCCAATACATAAAACATCTTTTTTAATACTGCTTCGATTCTTACGAGGTAAAACCTCCCGCACTACATCAGTACCATAGAAACGTATCATTTCTTTTTTCTCGCTCAGCAAACCTCTATCGAAAATGCGTTTAATAATGGCTCTTTTTTGCCTGGTCCAGTCTAGTTTGTCAAAATCAGTATCCCAGAAAAGAATAGGTCGTATTCTGCTAAGGTCTGGTTTAGCTTTAGACTGGTGTTTTTCCTTTTCCAGTTTCATATCATAGTATGCCTGTAGTACCATAAAGAACCCCTCCTCCATTCCTAACGCTTCTTCAATACGATAAGCCAGGTTTGCATTCATATTCCGCCTTCCCTTTGTAATAGCTCCTAATGTTTGTGGAAACTCCTTGATTGACAACGCAAAAGGGCCCTTCGCAATATTGCGTTTTTTCAGTTCCCGCTCCAGTACTAACCCCGGATGAATCCCCTTCATTAACTCTATAGCCTTACTCGTTGTCATCATTCTAAAGATAAGCAAATTTGTTTACTTGCTATTGGACTCAAACTTGCCGAAAGGGATATATCAAAGCTGCCTAACAGGTAGAGTATTGAAACGACCATCTTTTTTTAGTAAATTGACAAAAGAAACCTCATTACATATTAACCGTAAAATGATTACACTATGAAACGACTTAGCTACGCTATGTGTTTTTTAACCATTGTTTTAGTTCAAACAACTGCATTCTCTCAATCTACCTGCGATGAAGTGAAGAAAGAAAATGAATACCTGCGGAAAGCATTGAAAATTACCACGCCTGTAAAAACAGCTACTTCATTGAACATCGATTTTAATCTTATTAAAGCAGAAGGCAACAAAAAAGAGCAAACGGTAACACTTACACTGACTATAGTGAATCACGAAGCCAATCAAAGAGTAAATTTTAACAATGCTAAAGCCATTGATACAGAAGGCAACGAGTATGAAACTTATGAAATTAGCATAGGCAGTTCCAGCAGTAGCAATACCGTATACACAGATACACCTGTAAAAACAACCATTCGTTTTAAAAAGGTGCTACCTTCTACATTAATTTTCAAGTTGATTCCAATAAACTATTATCATGAAAATAAAAGTGGAGTTGTAACCTTTGAATATAAAGACATCCCGATTGATTGGAAATAATAAAACTTGAATTAATATTCAATTGTTTTTTCAAATCTGGGCACTGCATAAGTTTTATGCTGTGCCCAGATTTAGGATTGTGCTGAGCCCACCACCCCACACATAACGTTCCCTTAACACCCCACCGCTACCTTCGTACCATGTCATCGACCTCTTCCATCCGGCAGGCGACTTTTGAAACGGCTGTTATAGCTT encodes the following:
- a CDS encoding helix-turn-helix transcriptional regulator, with the translated sequence MMTTSKAIELMKGIHPGLVLERELKKRNIAKGPFALSIKEFPQTLGAITKGRRNMNANLAYRIEEALGMEEGFFMVLQAYYDMKLEKEKHQSKAKPDLSRIRPILFWDTDFDKLDWTRQKRAIIKRIFDRGLLSEKKEMIRFYGTDVVREVLPRKNRSSIKKDVLCIGIR
- a CDS encoding nucleotidyl transferase AbiEii/AbiGii toxin family protein, translated to MYWNTVDPKLQTVLLQLMEESLFDSFRLVGGTALSLQLGHRMSIDIDLFTDALYGSIDFKVIDTYLRHHFAHVSPPWDNQPIGMGRGYVVGESVAREDLIKMDLYYTDQFIRPFMMAGNVRMATIEEIAAMKIDVVQREGRKKDFWDIHEMLTVLTLEQMIALHEERYPFNHDINTIHTNLSDFSNAEDDLDPICLRGKHWEFIKLELATAVEELKR
- a CDS encoding rhamnogalacturonidase; translated protein: MIRKKKWLSVLFALTTTLHLNAWSQELFPDGTPIPEWFRDNTPTNISKLGKRYSITDYSVVKDSTVIQTQKIQAVIDKAFANGGGVVVVPKGTFLTGALFFKQGTHLHLEEGAKLKGSDDISNFPIRLTRMEGQTLKYFTALINADSLNGFTISGKGTLDGNGLRYWKSFWLRREFNPKTTNMDEMRPRLLYVSNSKNVQISGVKLINSPFWTSHYYKCENVKLLDLHIFSPKAPVKAPSTDAVDIDGCKNFLIKNCYMSVNDDAVALKGGKGPTADKEPNNGSNENIIIEDCTYGFCHGALTFGSESIHDRNIILRRIKINNAERLLWLKMRPDTPQDYEYVVVENIEGSNIENFIFVRPWTQFFDLKGEKATRQSYCKNITMRNINLECNNFFNVGIAETHSNTNAFEYQLSDFTFENLTVKAKNFLNIDTSIIKNFQLKNVIINGEKRF